The following are encoded together in the Candidatus Omnitrophota bacterium genome:
- the queF gene encoding preQ(1) synthase has translation MKKTYEGLQTKIRSLKTPKIDVWKNQYADREYTIHLSIPEFTCICPKTGLPDFATVNIEYSPAKTCLELKSLKLYIVFYRNVGIFHEHFVNKILDDIVKACQPRWAKVEAAVNSRGGIQTTVKAQYP, from the coding sequence ATGAAAAAGACTTACGAAGGCCTGCAGACAAAAATCCGCAGTCTAAAAACTCCCAAGATCGATGTTTGGAAGAATCAATACGCGGACAGGGAATATACCATCCATTTGAGCATTCCAGAATTTACCTGCATTTGTCCTAAAACGGGTTTGCCGGATTTTGCCACTGTCAACATTGAATATAGCCCAGCCAAAACTTGCCTAGAACTAAAATCGCTGAAGCTTTATATTGTTTTCTATCGTAATGTTGGGATCTTTCATGAACATTTTGTTAATAAGATCTTAGACGATATTGTCAAAGCTTGTCAGCCCCGTTGGGCAAAAGTAGAAGCGGCGGTTAATTCTCGCGGCGGAATTCAGACGACGGTTAAAGCCCAATATCCATAA
- a CDS encoding secretin N-terminal domain-containing protein, whose amino-acid sequence MKNKGLAIIIWLMALFVMSCCACAQPADQYSAVRDTLDQIEGGQVLGLDDSSLMPQDVPLETAQDAALSADIAMPEPSVLSADNIENIESVNDPVTEQAQAQNPDPQQAALSLAGPNPIILDALELKDMDIADVLKLVSKKSGLNIVAGQNVRGKITIYLKDVDVRDALRIILESNDLAYIEDGGIVRVMPSKEFELTYGRKFAEKTEIKVIKLDHSNAMEVATLLNQVKSVIGKVITDEKSNTLVLMDTPQNLQAMEMLVKGVDVPIATKVFILSYAQAEDISKKISESLTKNVGTVKFDKRSNRIFVTDTPQKIQEIEKVIAAFDEKQREVMIEAKIVQIVLSDQYKMGVDWEAIVSDFHTLNLISNFDILTSTDKSGQLSIGTLSSDDYTVLLEALDTVGTTNILSSPRITALNNEEARILVGSTQPYVTTTTTTPATGPTTTAESVNFIDVGVKLYVTPTIHEDDYITMKIKPEVSSVVRFVTTSNNNSIPVVETSEAETTVMVKNGITIVIGGLMKDEKVETVNKIPLLGDLPLFGLAFRNRDQLLRKTELAIFLTPTIISGDVRTKESPDNLLQEIKKKKK is encoded by the coding sequence ATGAAAAATAAGGGATTGGCAATCATCATTTGGTTGATGGCGCTTTTTGTGATGAGTTGTTGCGCTTGCGCGCAGCCGGCTGACCAGTATTCCGCCGTACGAGATACGCTAGACCAGATCGAAGGAGGTCAGGTTCTGGGGTTGGATGACAGCTCGCTGATGCCGCAAGATGTCCCTCTTGAAACAGCTCAGGATGCCGCTTTGTCTGCTGATATTGCCATGCCCGAACCTTCGGTATTGTCTGCCGATAATATTGAAAACATCGAAAGCGTCAATGACCCGGTTACCGAACAAGCTCAAGCTCAAAATCCCGATCCTCAACAAGCAGCTTTATCTTTAGCCGGCCCAAATCCTATTATCTTGGATGCCTTGGAACTAAAAGATATGGATATTGCGGATGTCTTAAAGCTTGTTTCCAAGAAAAGCGGCCTTAATATTGTTGCCGGACAAAATGTTCGAGGGAAAATCACCATCTACTTGAAAGACGTTGATGTCCGGGATGCCTTGCGTATTATCTTAGAGTCTAATGACTTGGCCTACATTGAAGACGGCGGTATTGTGAGAGTGATGCCGTCCAAAGAATTTGAGTTGACCTACGGACGTAAGTTCGCCGAGAAAACAGAGATCAAGGTCATTAAGCTTGATCATTCCAACGCCATGGAAGTGGCGACACTACTTAATCAGGTAAAAAGCGTTATTGGGAAAGTGATTACCGACGAGAAATCAAATACTTTAGTTTTGATGGATACACCTCAAAATCTTCAAGCAATGGAGATGTTGGTCAAAGGTGTTGATGTACCGATCGCGACAAAGGTCTTTATCCTAAGTTACGCGCAGGCAGAAGACATTTCAAAAAAGATCAGCGAATCTTTGACTAAAAATGTGGGAACGGTCAAGTTTGACAAAAGGTCAAATAGGATTTTTGTTACGGATACGCCGCAAAAGATCCAGGAAATAGAGAAAGTGATCGCGGCATTTGACGAAAAACAAAGAGAAGTGATGATCGAGGCTAAGATCGTGCAGATCGTTTTAAGCGATCAGTATAAGATGGGCGTTGACTGGGAAGCTATTGTTTCTGATTTTCATACGCTTAACTTGATCAGCAATTTTGATATTTTAACCAGTACGGATAAAAGCGGACAGCTAAGTATTGGAACTCTTTCTAGCGACGATTATACGGTTTTATTGGAAGCGTTGGATACGGTGGGAACGACCAATATCCTCTCCAGCCCGCGGATCACGGCGCTGAATAACGAAGAAGCTAGGATCCTCGTCGGGTCAACACAGCCCTACGTCACAACCACGACCACCACACCGGCTACCGGGCCTACGACAACGGCGGAAAGTGTTAATTTTATCGACGTAGGCGTGAAGCTGTATGTTACGCCTACCATCCACGAAGATGACTACATCACAATGAAGATAAAGCCTGAAGTAAGTTCAGTGGTACGGTTTGTAACGACCAGCAATAATAACAGTATCCCTGTGGTAGAAACATCTGAGGCAGAAACAACCGTGATGGTAAAAAATGGAATTACCATCGTGATCGGCGGCCTTATGAAAGATGAAAAGGTCGAAACGGTTAATAAAATTCCTTTGTTAGGGGATTTGCCTTTATTTGGGTTAGCGTTTCGTAACCGAGACCAGTTGCTGCGTAAAACAGAATTAGCGATATTTTTAACACCAACGATCATCTCAGGCGATGTTCGCACGAAAGAAAGTCCGGATAATCTTCTTCAGGAAATTAAAAAGAAGAAAAAGTAG
- a CDS encoding N-acetylmuramoyl-L-alanine amidase produces MINSQIQRLAGFFILGFILAGCATAPVRPAMEEFSLKDLCDQNNIEWNLDSVSQVVTLNRGGMTAKVLLGSNLVMVDGEKFILGGSVRRQHGSVIVPFDFKSKIIDRLVAETEYPIKKFRRILIDPGHGGKDPGAIGATGLKEKVVVLDIARKLKRTLEKHGIKAVMTRDKDEFISLARRAEIAQEIKADLFVSVHANASRSRSSHGFEVYYLRELDYKAKRDIQAVKNYEELFKHFEMKRSIPALKEILIDMLYSHKQGESRKLANYIAKNTSDNANSKDRGSHSAGFFVLKNTIIPAVLVEVGFVSNRQEEQLLKTSSHRQKIAEGIAKSILEYASD; encoded by the coding sequence ATGATCAATTCACAGATACAGCGTTTGGCGGGTTTTTTTATCCTTGGCTTTATTTTAGCGGGATGCGCGACGGCTCCCGTCCGTCCGGCCATGGAAGAATTTTCGCTCAAAGACCTATGCGATCAAAATAATATTGAATGGAATTTAGACAGCGTAAGCCAAGTGGTAACGCTTAATCGCGGCGGGATGACGGCAAAAGTGCTTTTGGGAAGTAATCTTGTGATGGTGGACGGCGAGAAATTCATTTTAGGCGGTTCTGTCCGCCGCCAGCATGGATCTGTTATCGTCCCGTTCGATTTTAAATCAAAGATCATTGACCGCCTTGTCGCCGAAACAGAATATCCGATAAAGAAATTCAGGAGGATCCTGATCGATCCCGGCCACGGCGGAAAAGACCCCGGAGCCATTGGGGCGACCGGCTTAAAAGAGAAAGTTGTGGTTTTAGACATTGCCCGTAAATTAAAGAGAACTCTGGAAAAACACGGAATTAAGGCCGTAATGACCAGGGACAAGGATGAGTTTATTTCTCTTGCGCGAAGGGCTGAAATAGCTCAGGAAATAAAAGCGGATCTATTTGTCAGCGTTCACGCCAATGCCAGCCGTTCGCGCAGCAGCCATGGGTTCGAAGTATATTATTTGCGCGAGTTGGATTATAAGGCCAAGCGGGATATTCAAGCCGTTAAGAATTATGAAGAATTGTTCAAACATTTTGAGATGAAGCGCAGCATTCCGGCGCTTAAAGAAATTCTCATTGATATGCTCTATTCCCATAAACAAGGGGAATCTAGAAAATTAGCGAATTATATCGCCAAGAATACGTCGGATAATGCCAATTCAAAAGACCGGGGAAGCCATTCGGCCGGATTTTTTGTCCTCAAGAATACTATTATTCCGGCGGTTTTAGTGGAAGTCGGATTTGTGTCTAACCGCCAGGAAGAACAGCTTTTAAAAACAAGTTCTCACCGTCAAAAGATCGCGGAAGGGATCGCGAAAAGTATTTTAGAATATGCCAGCGACTAA
- a CDS encoding 7-carboxy-7-deazaguanine synthase QueE → MNAKISEIFQSIQGEGKYLGSRQVFVRFYGCHIHCEWCDTPAAIGDSGGKFREYNLKELFEEVLKFSKDTHSISLTGGEPLVQKDFLKEFLPLLKKEKYKTYLETSGILYEELKEVIDFIDIVAMDLKLPSSTKLKPFWKEHEEFLKVSLKKDVFIKAVISADTSQEDIAQAVKLISNLDRDVLFILQPNFFDLKTDVVKKCLAFQEYCLNYLSNTRVIPQMHKFLKLR, encoded by the coding sequence ATGAACGCTAAAATTTCCGAAATATTCCAATCGATTCAAGGTGAGGGAAAATATTTAGGCAGCCGGCAGGTCTTTGTGCGTTTTTACGGTTGTCATATCCACTGTGAATGGTGCGATACGCCGGCGGCGATCGGAGATTCAGGCGGGAAGTTCAGAGAATATAACTTAAAAGAACTTTTTGAAGAAGTTCTTAAATTTTCCAAAGATACTCACTCAATCAGCTTGACCGGCGGGGAACCATTGGTCCAAAAAGATTTCTTAAAAGAATTTTTGCCGCTCTTGAAAAAAGAAAAATACAAAACATATTTAGAGACTAGTGGCATTCTTTATGAAGAATTAAAAGAGGTCATTGATTTTATTGATATTGTAGCGATGGATTTGAAGCTTCCCAGCTCAACAAAGTTAAAACCATTTTGGAAAGAGCATGAGGAATTCTTAAAAGTTTCTTTAAAGAAAGATGTCTTTATCAAAGCGGTCATTTCCGCCGACACATCCCAAGAAGATATCGCTCAAGCCGTGAAATTAATTTCAAATCTCGATCGCGATGTTTTATTTATCCTGCAGCCAAACTTCTTCGATCTCAAGACGGACGTAGTAAAAAAATGCTTGGCATTTCAGGAATATTGTTTAAACTATCTTTCGAATACGCGCGTGATCCCTCAAATGCATAAATTCTTAAAATTAAGGTAG
- a CDS encoding MerR family transcriptional regulator has translation MKNIYLLKDLSQITGYSTHTLKYYLRLGLFKEIGRSPSTNFRYFDDTSVDRLKEIKTLRTRGIFLKSIARQLESRA, from the coding sequence ATGAAAAATATATATCTTCTGAAAGATTTAAGCCAGATCACAGGATATTCAACGCATACGTTGAAATATTATTTGCGATTAGGGCTTTTTAAAGAGATCGGGCGAAGTCCGTCGACGAATTTCCGTTATTTTGATGATACCAGCGTTGACCGGCTCAAAGAGATCAAAACACTGCGCACCCGGGGAATTTTCTTAAAAAGCATTGCGCGGCAATTGGAGTCCAGGGCATGA
- a CDS encoding SIMPL domain-containing protein (The SIMPL domain is named for its presence in mouse protein SIMPL (signalling molecule that associates with mouse pelle-like kinase). Bacterial member BP26, from Brucella, was shown to assemble into a channel-like structure, while YggE from E. coli has been associated with resistance to oxidative stress.), producing the protein MVYKRFFAELFLVLFLVCVPSASAQEISKDNKVISTTGEAKVWIDPDKARVYLGVETMNVSVGVAREENAQKVKSVIDALKGLAIEGMLIKAPDYRVMIIKEEEYNATRQGRLPNVVGYKVVQDFTVLLSQKDQNVLSKNASLVVDTALNSGVTIIDQIEFFKEDDSEDKRRVLSLAVKDAIVNAQTIADAAKVSIKGYNTISSETRYAMPYQMRNANMMQRSSMDDVSSATGTTLLAGKIAVTSTVRIQCQLE; encoded by the coding sequence ATGGTATATAAAAGATTTTTCGCGGAATTGTTTTTGGTTTTATTTCTAGTGTGTGTGCCTTCAGCCAGTGCTCAAGAAATATCAAAAGACAATAAGGTGATCTCAACAACCGGCGAGGCTAAGGTCTGGATCGATCCCGATAAAGCGCGTGTTTATCTTGGTGTTGAAACAATGAACGTATCTGTCGGAGTTGCTCGCGAAGAAAATGCCCAGAAAGTCAAAAGTGTTATTGATGCCCTTAAAGGATTGGCCATTGAAGGCATGCTTATCAAGGCTCCGGATTACCGCGTGATGATCATTAAAGAAGAGGAATATAACGCGACACGCCAGGGGCGCTTGCCTAATGTTGTTGGCTATAAGGTTGTTCAAGATTTCACGGTTCTTTTAAGCCAAAAGGACCAAAATGTACTTTCTAAGAATGCGAGCTTAGTTGTTGATACGGCCTTAAATAGCGGCGTGACGATTATTGATCAGATCGAATTTTTCAAAGAAGATGATTCTGAGGATAAGCGCCGCGTGCTGTCTTTAGCCGTTAAAGATGCTATTGTTAACGCGCAAACCATTGCGGATGCCGCCAAGGTTTCCATCAAGGGTTATAATACGATTTCTAGTGAGACAAGATATGCGATGCCGTATCAAATGCGTAACGCCAATATGATGCAAAGGTCATCCATGGATGATGTGAGCTCGGCAACGGGGACAACACTTTTAGCCGGGAAGATCGCCGTCACATCAACGGTGAGAATTCAGTGCCAGTTGGAATGA
- the pilO gene encoding type 4a pilus biogenesis protein PilO produces the protein MMFRRLTQRETAILVVCILAVSSYVAYSFVFKPFNQGISILEDKIRVVEQQLKKDMALKGKSKEVEKQYEVYSANLKQKESDEKQMASILAEIQSVAGVINVRLADMKPKKVKRVDFYNQFSVSLAIDGQLETIVHFLYILQNAPHFFSADEIYLEKSSVRTSEIKCRLVVSRFLIP, from the coding sequence ATGATGTTCCGGCGATTAACGCAGCGAGAAACGGCTATTTTAGTTGTCTGTATTTTAGCGGTTTCATCTTACGTGGCGTATTCTTTTGTATTTAAACCTTTTAATCAAGGGATCTCGATCTTGGAAGATAAGATCCGCGTTGTTGAGCAGCAATTAAAGAAGGACATGGCCTTAAAAGGAAAATCAAAAGAGGTTGAAAAACAATACGAGGTTTATTCTGCGAATTTAAAACAAAAAGAATCTGATGAAAAGCAAATGGCCTCTATCTTGGCCGAGATCCAGTCTGTGGCTGGTGTCATCAATGTGCGGCTTGCCGATATGAAGCCTAAGAAGGTAAAGCGTGTTGACTTTTATAATCAGTTTTCGGTGAGCCTGGCCATTGACGGGCAATTGGAAACCATTGTCCATTTTCTTTATATCCTTCAAAACGCTCCGCATTTCTTTAGCGCGGATGAAATTTATTTAGAAAAAAGTTCCGTGCGCACATCCGAGATCAAATGCCGCCTTGTTGTCAGCCGTTTTCTTATTCCTTAG
- the rdgB gene encoding RdgB/HAM1 family non-canonical purine NTP pyrophosphatase, translated as MELLVATTNKKKLEEIREFLKGLNVKVLSLADCKNPPEVEEDGKTFSANAIKKAVTLSMYTGKLTLGEDSGLQVKALCNEPGIYSARYSGAGATDKKNNLKLLRALKGTPFKARQARYRCCMALADKKGIVDVVSGSCRGFIALRSSGTNGFGYDPLFFVPRYKKTFGKISPEIKSKISHRACAFRKLRRVIEKYLASPR; from the coding sequence ATGGAACTCCTTGTCGCCACAACCAATAAAAAAAAGCTCGAAGAGATCCGTGAATTTTTAAAGGGCTTGAATGTTAAAGTCCTTTCACTTGCCGATTGCAAAAATCCCCCAGAAGTTGAAGAAGACGGAAAGACATTTAGCGCTAATGCCATTAAAAAGGCTGTGACGCTGTCCATGTATACCGGAAAACTCACGCTTGGCGAAGATTCCGGTTTGCAGGTTAAGGCACTTTGTAATGAGCCCGGGATCTATTCCGCGCGTTATTCCGGGGCGGGGGCGACGGATAAAAAAAATAATTTGAAACTGTTGCGCGCTTTAAAAGGTACACCTTTTAAAGCGCGCCAGGCCCGCTATCGTTGCTGTATGGCCCTGGCTGATAAAAAAGGAATTGTGGATGTGGTCAGTGGTAGCTGCCGGGGATTTATTGCGCTTCGATCATCCGGAACAAATGGTTTTGGATATGATCCTTTATTCTTTGTTCCGCGGTACAAAAAAACTTTTGGAAAGATCTCGCCTGAGATCAAATCAAAGATAAGCCATCGGGCTTGTGCTTTCAGAAAATTACGTAGGGTTATTGAAAAATACCTTGCAAGCCCTCGATAA
- a CDS encoding AAA family ATPase: protein MSYYQALNLHREPFSTSPDPEFFYHSPEHITALHRLEIAIRLKRGLSLILGDVGTGKTTLSRALMQTFSQEDDFIFHMILDPDFKSEYQFLSSLTRMFDINPFFRSAIDHRDAIEKYLFQKAVEEKKTIVLVIDEGQKLSQPYLEILRTFLNYETNDQKLLQLVIMSQMELLPRVKKIRNFMDRVSLKYIINPLDERETKEMIEFRLKQAGFLSNVSLFSDEAIKKIYEFSQGYPRKVSFLCHSALERLVMEGSQFVTEDLIESFLIEEASWA, encoded by the coding sequence ATGAGCTATTATCAAGCCTTAAATCTTCACAGAGAACCTTTTTCCACAAGTCCGGACCCGGAATTTTTTTATCATTCGCCCGAGCATATTACGGCGCTTCACCGCTTAGAAATAGCGATCCGCTTGAAGCGGGGCTTAAGCCTGATCTTAGGCGATGTGGGAACAGGAAAAACAACTCTCTCTAGGGCGCTGATGCAGACCTTTAGCCAGGAAGACGATTTTATTTTTCATATGATCCTAGATCCTGATTTTAAGTCGGAATATCAATTCTTATCCAGCCTGACAAGGATGTTCGATATTAATCCTTTCTTCCGTTCGGCCATTGATCATCGGGATGCCATTGAGAAATATCTTTTTCAAAAAGCCGTTGAAGAAAAAAAGACCATCGTTTTAGTGATCGATGAAGGGCAAAAACTAAGTCAGCCGTATTTAGAGATCCTGCGGACGTTTTTAAATTATGAGACCAATGACCAGAAATTATTGCAGCTGGTCATTATGTCGCAGATGGAGCTTCTTCCCAGAGTAAAGAAAATCCGTAATTTTATGGACCGTGTTAGCCTTAAATACATTATCAATCCTTTAGACGAACGGGAAACGAAAGAGATGATCGAATTTCGTTTAAAGCAGGCGGGATTTCTTTCTAATGTCTCTCTTTTTTCCGATGAAGCGATCAAGAAGATCTATGAATTTAGCCAAGGTTATCCTCGCAAGGTATCTTTTTTGTGCCACAGCGCTTTGGAGCGTTTAGTGATGGAGGGAAGCCAGTTTGTGACGGAAGATCTGATAGAATCGTTTTTGATCGAGGAGGCTAGCTGGGCTTAA
- the rph gene encoding ribonuclease PH, with protein MPRNDGRAANQLRKIKVTRNYIKHPAGSCLIEFGDTKVICTASVEESVPPFLRNSGKGWVTAEYGMLPASTNTRLQREKTSGRTFEIQRLIGRSLRSVVDMKKLGERTVKIDCDVIQADGGTRTASITGGFIALAEALMKVKKNGILNEVPLLDYVAAVSVGVVNGKALLDLNYEEDSNAEADMNIVMLKCGKFIEIQGTAEKNPFSKKQLDSLVNLAQGGIEELFKIQKKSLGDLKI; from the coding sequence ATGCCAAGAAATGACGGACGCGCGGCAAACCAACTGCGTAAAATAAAAGTGACCAGAAATTATATTAAACATCCTGCCGGTTCTTGCCTGATTGAATTTGGTGATACAAAAGTCATTTGCACGGCGAGTGTCGAGGAAAGTGTTCCGCCTTTTTTAAGAAATTCCGGCAAGGGCTGGGTGACTGCCGAATACGGAATGCTGCCGGCTTCTACCAATACGCGTTTACAACGAGAAAAAACGTCCGGACGGACTTTTGAAATTCAACGCTTGATCGGACGCAGTTTGCGCAGTGTGGTGGATATGAAAAAGCTCGGCGAACGAACGGTTAAAATTGACTGTGATGTTATCCAGGCGGACGGGGGAACGCGTACAGCGTCTATTACCGGTGGATTTATCGCTTTGGCGGAAGCCCTCATGAAGGTCAAGAAAAACGGTATTTTAAATGAAGTTCCACTTTTGGATTATGTCGCGGCTGTTAGCGTTGGCGTGGTGAACGGAAAAGCGCTTTTAGATCTTAATTATGAAGAAGATTCAAACGCCGAAGCGGATATGAATATTGTGATGTTAAAATGCGGAAAATTTATTGAGATCCAGGGAACAGCTGAAAAAAATCCTTTTTCCAAAAAACAATTGGATTCGCTAGTTAATCTTGCCCAAGGCGGCATCGAAGAACTTTTTAAGATCCAGAAGAAATCTTTAGGCGATTTAAAGATCTAA
- the queD gene encoding 6-carboxytetrahydropterin synthase QueD codes for MFELSIKNDFAASHCLRGYKGKCERLHGHTWKVEVVLKGKALDKIGMVIDFMIIKRNLHEFLEELDHHHLNDHPYFKKVNPTTENIARYIYDAFSKKCRPLKIKKVTVWESDNASITYYP; via the coding sequence TTGTTTGAATTATCTATCAAAAATGATTTTGCCGCGTCGCATTGCCTGCGCGGTTACAAAGGCAAGTGCGAGCGCTTACATGGCCATACCTGGAAGGTGGAAGTTGTTTTAAAGGGAAAAGCCTTAGATAAGATCGGCATGGTCATTGATTTTATGATCATAAAAAGAAACTTGCACGAATTTCTAGAAGAACTCGACCATCATCATCTCAACGACCATCCCTATTTTAAAAAAGTTAATCCCACGACAGAAAACATCGCCAGATATATCTACGACGCATTTTCAAAGAAATGCCGGCCTTTAAAAATAAAAAAGGTGACGGTTTGGGAATCCGATAACGCCAGCATTACCTATTATCCATAA
- the murI gene encoding glutamate racemase, producing MPATKKNHCAIGVFDSGLGGLTVVKELMRQLPHEDIVYFGDTARVPYGTKSKESIIRFSQENVAVLLRHNVKMIVVACNTSSSLAMDVLKENFSLPIIGVIEPGAKKAVSMSQNGRIGIIATPATVNSNAYTKSIKRFNNAIHVAAKACPLFVPLAEEGWFRKRATFDIAQEYLAPIISARVDTLILGCTHYPLLRSVLQKVVGKKVCLVDSAKEVAGEVRLMLKTLRLENSSKHKPQYTFLASDAPQHFGKIAKRFLGYDIKDVRRCSVV from the coding sequence ATGCCAGCGACTAAGAAAAATCATTGTGCCATCGGTGTTTTTGATTCGGGGCTCGGAGGCTTGACGGTCGTTAAAGAGCTTATGCGTCAGCTCCCCCATGAAGACATCGTCTATTTTGGTGATACGGCTCGTGTTCCATACGGAACGAAATCCAAAGAATCCATCATTCGTTTTTCTCAGGAAAATGTTGCCGTTTTGTTAAGGCACAACGTTAAAATGATCGTGGTGGCCTGTAATACGTCTTCCAGTTTAGCCATGGATGTTCTAAAGGAAAATTTCTCTTTGCCTATTATCGGCGTGATCGAACCCGGAGCAAAAAAAGCCGTGAGCATGAGTCAAAATGGGCGTATTGGCATTATCGCAACTCCGGCAACTGTAAATAGCAATGCCTACACAAAAAGCATTAAGCGCTTTAATAATGCTATTCATGTTGCGGCAAAGGCCTGTCCGCTTTTTGTCCCCTTAGCTGAAGAAGGATGGTTTAGAAAACGCGCCACATTTGATATTGCCCAAGAATATTTAGCGCCTATTATCAGCGCTCGCGTGGATACCTTGATCTTAGGATGCACACACTATCCATTATTAAGATCTGTTTTGCAGAAAGTTGTCGGGAAAAAAGTTTGCCTTGTTGATTCGGCTAAAGAAGTAGCCGGGGAAGTGCGCCTAATGCTTAAGACATTGCGCTTAGAAAATTCTTCTAAACATAAACCGCAATATACTTTTCTAGCCAGTGACGCGCCGCAGCATTTTGGAAAAATAGCCAAACGATTCTTAGGTTATGATATAAAGGATGTCCGGAGGTGCAGCGTTGTTTGA
- the queC gene encoding 7-cyano-7-deazaguanine synthase QueC encodes MKRAVVLLSGGLDSTTTLFFAQAQGYKVSALIFDYHQRHRKEVLIAKKIAGLAKCPYHIININLPWLGSSLLDKRIPLPKKRDLKTIGADKIPSTYVPARNIIFLSFAASFAEAIKAEKIFIGANARDYSGYPDCRPEFFKAYYEVLKKGSKTGVEQKAIKIETPLIHKTKAQIIKLGLSLKVPYHLTWSCYAGGRKPCGVCDSCILRQKGFSELNRKDPSHER; translated from the coding sequence ATGAAACGCGCGGTTGTTCTATTGTCGGGCGGTTTAGACTCGACCACCACACTTTTTTTTGCTCAAGCGCAGGGTTATAAAGTTTCCGCGCTTATTTTTGATTATCATCAGCGCCACAGAAAAGAAGTTTTGATCGCGAAGAAAATAGCTGGGCTCGCAAAATGCCCGTATCACATCATCAACATCAATCTTCCTTGGCTTGGTTCCTCACTTTTAGATAAACGGATCCCTCTTCCCAAAAAACGCGATCTTAAAACGATCGGTGCTGACAAAATTCCCTCCACATATGTTCCGGCGCGCAATATCATCTTTTTAAGTTTTGCCGCTTCATTCGCCGAAGCCATCAAAGCTGAGAAGATATTTATCGGAGCGAATGCGCGCGATTACTCCGGCTATCCGGATTGCCGGCCGGAATTCTTTAAAGCTTATTATGAAGTTTTAAAAAAGGGGTCAAAAACGGGTGTTGAACAAAAGGCGATCAAAATTGAAACGCCGCTCATTCATAAAACAAAGGCGCAAATTATCAAGTTGGGATTATCTCTTAAAGTTCCCTATCATTTAACGTGGTCTTGTTACGCGGGCGGCCGAAAACCGTGCGGCGTTTGCGACAGTTGTATTTTGCGCCAAAAAGGTTTTAGCGAGTTGAATAGGAAAGATCCATCGCATGAACGCTAA